GGTGTTCCGCTACCAGACCGCCTCCGGCCGCACCGTCGCGCACCTCGACCTCTACCGGCTGAACGACCCCGAGGACGTGTGGGAGCTCGGCTGGGAGGAGCTGAGCGACGGCGAGGAGATCACGCTGCTGGAATGGCCGGAGCGCGCCGGTGAGCTGGTGCCCGGGGATCGCTGGGACGTCACGCTGCGCCACGGTGCGCTGCCCGAGCTGCGGGCGGTCACGATCGAGGCCGTTGGCGACGCGCCGCCGATTCCCGCTGCGCTGGCCGAACGCGCATGGGGCGCGGAGGCACAATGAGCGGCGAGCGCTTCGTCCTGGCAATGGACACCGCGACCGCGCCGGGCGGTGTCGCGCTCGGCCGCGGCCCGGACGTGCTGGTCGAGGTCAGCCTCGGCATCGCGGAGCGCCACTCCGAGCTGCTGCTGCCCGCAATCGACTTCGTGCTGAACGCAGCGCGT
Above is a genomic segment from Longimicrobiales bacterium containing:
- a CDS encoding tRNA (adenosine(37)-N6)-threonylcarbamoyltransferase complex ATPase subunit type 1 TsaE, translating into VFRYQTASGRTVAHLDLYRLNDPEDVWELGWEELSDGEEITLLEWPERAGELVPGDRWDVTLRHGALPELRAVTIEAVGDAPPIPAALAERAWGAEAQ